A genome region from Natronosalvus rutilus includes the following:
- a CDS encoding DUF7116 family protein, protein MRLVEQARSIFAELGYTVEGNGPDFRAERAWKVVHVNAVSDVEQLPRCSGQFHCFVTEPGDVDDLEVQLESLDPGYEWAIIAADGEDYQVERAPPGPTVTV, encoded by the coding sequence ATGCGACTCGTCGAGCAGGCCAGGTCGATCTTTGCTGAACTCGGCTACACGGTCGAGGGCAACGGACCGGATTTCCGAGCAGAACGGGCGTGGAAAGTCGTTCACGTCAACGCCGTCTCCGACGTCGAACAGCTTCCCCGATGCTCGGGACAATTTCACTGTTTCGTCACCGAACCCGGTGACGTAGACGACCTCGAAGTCCAACTCGAGAGCCTCGATCCGGGCTACGAGTGGGCCATCATCGCCGCCGACGGCGAGGATTATCAGGTCGAACGCGCACCGCCAGGACCGACAGTCACTGTCTAA
- a CDS encoding pyridoxal-phosphate-dependent aminotransferase family protein: MPPASDDSSAPDVGELTPPTRTLMGPGPSDVHPRVLRAMSTPLVGHLDPSFIEIMNDVQELLRYAFQTDNQWTIPVSGTGSASMEAAIGNVVEPGDTMLVPTNGYFGGRMASMARRAGGEVVEVDAPWGEPLDPATVSDALAEHDPDVFGFVHAETSTGVRQPNVPELTAAAHDHDALVITDTVTSLGGVELRVDEWDIDVAYSGPQKCLSCPPGASPLTLSDEAMEKVLSREEPSRSWYLDLSLLEGYWGDERAYHHTAPITNVYSIREALRLVAEEGIENRWARHRRLAGALKAGAEGMGLEMNPDDEYWLPSLNAVRVPEGIDDGEVCDELLERYDLEIAGGLGDLAGEIFRIGCMGYSASPENVTLLIAALADVLDDFGADVDPDGGVAACREALR; encoded by the coding sequence ATGCCACCAGCTAGCGACGACTCGAGCGCACCGGACGTCGGCGAACTGACGCCGCCGACGCGAACCCTGATGGGACCAGGGCCGAGCGACGTGCACCCGCGCGTACTCCGGGCGATGAGTACGCCCCTCGTCGGGCACCTCGATCCCTCGTTCATCGAGATTATGAACGATGTGCAGGAACTACTCCGATACGCCTTCCAGACGGACAACCAGTGGACGATCCCCGTCTCGGGAACCGGCTCGGCCTCGATGGAGGCGGCCATCGGTAACGTCGTCGAACCGGGAGACACGATGCTCGTCCCGACCAACGGCTACTTCGGCGGGCGCATGGCGTCGATGGCTCGCCGTGCGGGCGGTGAGGTCGTCGAGGTCGACGCGCCGTGGGGCGAACCGCTCGATCCGGCGACGGTCTCGGACGCGCTCGCGGAACACGACCCCGACGTGTTCGGATTCGTCCACGCCGAGACGAGCACGGGCGTTCGTCAGCCGAACGTCCCCGAACTCACCGCCGCGGCCCACGACCACGACGCGCTCGTGATCACCGACACCGTCACCTCGCTGGGCGGCGTCGAACTCCGCGTCGACGAGTGGGACATCGACGTAGCCTACTCCGGCCCGCAGAAGTGTCTCTCCTGCCCGCCGGGGGCCAGTCCGCTCACCCTCTCCGACGAGGCGATGGAGAAGGTCCTCTCGCGCGAGGAGCCCTCCCGGTCGTGGTACCTCGACCTCTCGCTGCTCGAGGGCTACTGGGGCGACGAACGCGCCTATCACCACACGGCCCCGATCACGAACGTCTACTCGATCCGGGAGGCCCTCCGCCTGGTCGCGGAAGAGGGCATCGAGAATCGCTGGGCGCGCCACCGTCGACTCGCGGGCGCGCTCAAGGCCGGCGCCGAGGGGATGGGCCTCGAGATGAACCCGGACGACGAGTACTGGCTCCCGAGCCTCAATGCCGTCCGGGTTCCGGAGGGGATCGACGACGGAGAGGTCTGTGACGAACTCCTCGAGCGCTACGACCTCGAGATCGCGGGCGGCCTGGGCGACCTCGCGGGCGAAATCTTCCGCATCGGCTGTATGGGCTACTCCGCGAGTCCGGAGAACGTCACACTCCTCATCGCGGCGCTGGCCGACGTGCTCGACGATTTCGGTGCGGACGTCGATCCGGACGGCGGCGTCGCTGCGTGTCGTGAGGCCCTCCGATAA
- a CDS encoding dodecin yields the protein MVFKKITLIGTSTESFDAAADDAIDRAESTLNNVYWVEVDELGVEIASVEERQYQAEVTVAFELQE from the coding sequence ATGGTCTTCAAGAAGATCACCCTGATCGGAACGAGTACTGAGAGCTTCGACGCCGCAGCGGACGACGCCATCGACCGGGCGGAGTCGACGCTGAACAACGTCTACTGGGTCGAAGTCGACGAACTCGGCGTCGAAATCGCGTCCGTAGAGGAGCGACAGTACCAGGCGGAAGTGACGGTTGCGTTCGAACTACAGGAGTAG
- a CDS encoding HesB/IscA family protein: MSTESADGGSANPRIEVTETAAERALELLEAEDYDTTEAGLRLFVQQGGCAGLSYGMRFDEKPEADDAIYDHHDLRVFVDPASLKYIEGSILDYESGLQAEGFHVENPNVVSECGCGESFRT, encoded by the coding sequence ATGAGCACGGAGAGCGCAGACGGTGGATCCGCCAACCCACGAATCGAGGTGACCGAGACCGCCGCCGAGCGCGCCCTCGAGTTACTCGAGGCCGAAGACTACGACACGACGGAGGCCGGACTCCGACTGTTCGTCCAGCAAGGCGGCTGCGCCGGCCTCTCCTACGGGATGCGATTCGACGAAAAACCGGAAGCCGACGACGCGATCTACGACCACCACGACCTGCGGGTCTTCGTCGACCCTGCGAGCCTCAAGTACATCGAGGGCAGCATCCTCGACTACGAGAGCGGCCTCCAGGCCGAGGGCTTCCACGTCGAAAACCCGAACGTCGTCAGCGAGTGTGGCTGCGGCGAGTCCTTCCGGACCTGA
- the hisD gene encoding histidinol dehydrogenase, whose translation MSAFSVTEIADLGLETRVALFQRDAGIDAARNDAREIVERVREEGDVAVREYCREFDGVDVGNLEITDQCERAVEDLSADVRDAIDTAIENVREFHQAQLPEDWRREFDDGRELGRRFRPLERAGVYVPGGTAAYPSSAIMGVVPAAVAGVEHVSVVTPPAEEINPVTLAAIHLAGADTVYSVGGAQAIAALAYGTESVTSVQKVVGPGNRWVTAAKAEVRDEVEIDFLAGPSEVVVVADETADPEYVAAELLAQAEHDPNASVVAVTDDEATAEAVVDVLEKSLPDREREETIREALENDASAVLLARSMSEAILFTEEYAPEHLAIVADDDESILDRVDSAGSVFLGPNTPVAAGDYASGTNHVLPTNGGAKVAGGLSVEHFLRATTVQRLSGDGLAELAPTITTLADAEGLEAHAESVRVRLDDRDDE comes from the coding sequence ATGAGCGCGTTTTCCGTCACCGAAATCGCCGACCTCGGTCTCGAGACCCGGGTGGCCCTGTTCCAGCGCGACGCCGGAATCGACGCCGCCAGGAACGACGCCCGCGAGATCGTCGAGCGCGTCCGCGAGGAAGGCGACGTCGCCGTCCGGGAGTACTGTCGCGAGTTCGACGGCGTCGACGTCGGCAATCTCGAGATCACCGACCAGTGCGAGCGCGCCGTCGAGGACCTCTCGGCCGACGTCCGCGACGCCATCGACACCGCCATCGAGAACGTCCGCGAGTTCCACCAGGCCCAGCTCCCCGAGGACTGGCGACGCGAGTTCGACGACGGGCGCGAACTCGGTCGACGATTCCGACCGCTCGAGCGCGCCGGCGTCTACGTCCCCGGCGGCACGGCCGCCTACCCCTCGAGCGCGATCATGGGTGTCGTCCCTGCCGCAGTCGCGGGCGTCGAGCACGTCTCCGTGGTGACGCCGCCAGCCGAGGAGATCAACCCGGTCACGCTCGCGGCGATCCACCTTGCCGGGGCCGACACCGTCTACAGCGTCGGCGGCGCCCAGGCTATAGCTGCCCTCGCCTACGGAACCGAGAGCGTCACCTCGGTTCAGAAGGTCGTCGGCCCCGGCAACCGCTGGGTGACCGCTGCGAAAGCCGAGGTTCGCGACGAAGTGGAAATCGATTTTCTCGCGGGGCCGAGCGAGGTCGTCGTCGTCGCCGACGAGACCGCCGATCCTGAGTACGTTGCCGCCGAACTCCTCGCCCAGGCCGAGCACGACCCGAACGCCTCCGTCGTGGCCGTCACGGACGACGAGGCGACCGCCGAGGCCGTCGTTGACGTACTCGAAAAATCGCTCCCCGACCGCGAGCGCGAGGAGACGATCCGGGAGGCGCTCGAGAACGACGCCAGCGCTGTCTTGCTCGCCCGCTCGATGAGCGAGGCGATCCTCTTCACCGAGGAGTACGCCCCCGAACACCTCGCCATCGTCGCCGACGACGACGAGTCCATCCTGGACCGCGTCGACAGCGCTGGGAGCGTCTTCCTCGGCCCGAACACCCCCGTCGCGGCGGGCGACTACGCCAGCGGCACTAACCACGTCCTTCCGACGAACGGTGGCGCGAAAGTCGCGGGCGGGCTCTCGGTAGAACACTTCCTCCGGGCCACGACGGTGCAACGGCTCTCCGGCGACGGACTCGCGGAACTCGCGCCCACTATCACGACTCTCGCCGACGCGGAGGGCCTCGAGGCCCACGCCGAGAGCGTCCGCGTCCGTCTCGACGACCGGGACGACGAGTGA
- a CDS encoding DHH family phosphoesterase codes for MSRAADLADVLADSSSLVIVCHDNPDPDTLASALALEAIATDQDVAETAIAYGGEISHQQNRAFVNRLDIDVEPLEDLDIGKYDCLAFVDHSMPTANTALDARFEPDVIVDHHPGESADATFVDVRTDYGATATIFVEYLHELEVPLTTRLASALLFALHRERLDFVREPTQREYEAALAVYPEADLETLEQLYGSAFSPATIDAIGRAITTRERRGSAVTASVGRTVETDALPQAADYLLNIEGVDTTLTYGIVDGTVRLSGRSIDPRINIGDVLEDAYGEFGSVGGHHDMAGGRIGLGLFADEASDDESVLAFVDTRVRRRFFEALNLDSGNGSRE; via the coding sequence ATGTCTCGTGCAGCGGACCTCGCGGACGTCCTCGCCGACAGTTCGTCGCTCGTGATCGTCTGTCACGACAACCCCGACCCGGACACGCTCGCGAGCGCGCTCGCACTCGAGGCGATCGCGACCGACCAGGACGTCGCCGAGACGGCCATCGCCTACGGTGGCGAGATATCCCACCAGCAAAACCGGGCGTTCGTTAACCGCCTCGATATCGACGTGGAACCGCTCGAGGATCTCGATATCGGCAAGTACGACTGTCTCGCGTTCGTCGATCACTCCATGCCGACGGCGAACACGGCACTCGACGCTCGGTTCGAACCGGACGTGATCGTCGACCACCATCCCGGCGAATCCGCCGACGCGACGTTCGTCGACGTCCGAACCGACTACGGGGCGACGGCGACGATCTTCGTCGAGTACCTCCACGAACTCGAGGTCCCGTTGACGACGCGGCTGGCGTCCGCGTTGCTCTTCGCGCTCCACCGCGAACGCCTGGACTTCGTCCGCGAGCCGACCCAGCGGGAGTACGAAGCCGCGCTGGCGGTGTACCCCGAGGCCGACCTCGAGACGCTCGAACAGCTGTATGGTAGCGCGTTCTCGCCGGCGACGATCGACGCGATCGGTCGAGCGATAACCACCCGCGAGCGCCGCGGATCGGCCGTCACCGCGAGCGTCGGTCGAACGGTCGAGACGGACGCACTTCCCCAGGCAGCCGACTACCTCCTCAACATCGAGGGCGTCGACACGACGCTCACCTACGGCATCGTCGACGGGACGGTTCGACTGAGCGGGCGGTCGATCGATCCGCGGATCAACATCGGCGACGTTCTCGAGGACGCCTACGGCGAATTCGGGTCGGTTGGCGGTCACCACGACATGGCTGGCGGCCGAATTGGGCTGGGACTGTTCGCCGACGAGGCCAGCGACGACGAGAGCGTGCTGGCGTTCGTCGACACTCGGGTTCGGCGACGATTTTTCGAGGCGCTGAATCTCGATTCCGGGAACGGTTCCAGGGAGTGA
- a CDS encoding Hsp20/alpha crystallin family protein, giving the protein MSRRPNPLDDLGSFLERLGREFDAATSSWNPEFTPRGGLGWSLQDREPNVDVADYGHAFVVSADVPGYDADDLEIQVSGESLQIRGTRDQTRDRDGASIIRHERQASTFNRRVALPDPIETDAVDATLNNGVLTVTLAKRQPADEPRRIDID; this is encoded by the coding sequence ATGTCACGACGTCCCAACCCACTCGACGACCTCGGTTCGTTCCTCGAGCGACTCGGCCGCGAGTTCGACGCCGCAACCAGCTCGTGGAACCCCGAGTTCACCCCAAGAGGCGGCCTCGGCTGGTCGCTCCAGGATCGCGAACCCAACGTCGACGTCGCCGACTACGGCCACGCGTTCGTCGTCAGCGCCGACGTCCCCGGCTACGACGCGGACGACCTCGAGATCCAGGTATCGGGCGAGAGCCTGCAGATACGGGGCACCCGCGACCAGACGCGAGATCGCGACGGTGCGAGCATCATCAGACACGAGCGGCAAGCCAGTACCTTCAATCGGCGAGTGGCGCTTCCCGACCCGATCGAGACCGACGCCGTCGACGCGACGCTCAACAACGGCGTGCTGACGGTTACGCTCGCGAAACGCCAGCCGGCGGACGAACCCAGGCGGATCGACATCGACTGA
- a CDS encoding type 1 glutamine amidotransferase domain-containing protein: MTDANALFVVSEYGYWGEECIDPLETLEDAGVEVTIATPSGGPPEIDDRSIDPETVGEETAERVEERHETDERLSDPEAIADVHAEDFDAVVFPGGHGTEWDVNQDHHARVALRTILEGDGKALVVCHAVGILAFARDSHGAFLANGRRVTGFPNAWEEDIVDDRDLLPDGRKLPYWVEDEVATAGADWDADAEADTDVIVDGDLITGRGPESSRAAAETLLEELGQNGQ, from the coding sequence ATGACGGACGCAAACGCACTATTCGTCGTGAGCGAGTACGGCTACTGGGGCGAGGAGTGTATCGACCCGCTCGAGACGCTCGAGGACGCGGGCGTCGAGGTGACGATCGCGACGCCATCCGGCGGGCCGCCGGAGATCGACGACCGCTCGATCGATCCCGAGACGGTCGGCGAGGAGACCGCCGAACGCGTCGAGGAGCGCCACGAGACGGACGAACGGCTGAGCGATCCGGAGGCAATCGCGGACGTCCACGCCGAAGACTTCGACGCGGTCGTCTTCCCGGGCGGGCACGGCACCGAGTGGGACGTCAACCAGGACCACCACGCTCGAGTCGCCCTGCGGACGATTCTGGAGGGCGACGGGAAGGCCCTGGTCGTCTGCCACGCCGTCGGCATCCTCGCGTTCGCCCGCGACAGCCACGGCGCGTTCCTCGCCAACGGAAGGCGGGTCACCGGGTTCCCCAACGCGTGGGAGGAAGACATCGTCGACGACCGGGACCTGCTCCCCGACGGCCGAAAACTTCCCTACTGGGTCGAAGACGAGGTCGCCACTGCCGGCGCCGACTGGGACGCCGACGCCGAGGCCGACACGGACGTAATCGTCGACGGCGACCTGATCACGGGCCGTGGCCCGGAATCCTCCCGGGCAGCCGCCGAGACCTTGCTCGAGGAACTCGGTCAGAACGGTCAGTGA
- a CDS encoding succinylglutamate desuccinylase/aspartoacylase family protein yields the protein MKRRTVLGAGGALAAGMVTVAAAAGQTLRDDAFVSAARAPPAADGVERETEGLLSGTEHETPLHVVDAPEDGPTVMVFGGIHGDEYNGIDVAHEITDWNPDAGTLVVVPEANRVAVENERREGTDGDLNRMFPLDREPITDLARGIWDAVERYDPDVVLDLHRSLGIFGLHDRYVGQAVFHTPDAHGDELATSLNEDLVPWYMPAHRFVAMESTQPSPLLFKKAAHELGSTAYLFETTRFMLDRSTKNAFTRAAAARVLALHGLLETEAEVAR from the coding sequence ATGAAACGACGGACGGTCCTGGGCGCCGGTGGGGCCCTCGCCGCTGGGATGGTCACGGTTGCGGCCGCCGCGGGTCAGACGTTGCGTGACGACGCGTTCGTTTCGGCGGCTCGAGCACCGCCAGCGGCGGACGGGGTCGAACGAGAGACGGAAGGCCTCCTCTCTGGAACTGAGCACGAGACGCCGCTGCACGTGGTCGACGCGCCGGAAGACGGCCCGACGGTGATGGTGTTCGGCGGAATTCACGGCGACGAGTACAACGGCATCGACGTCGCTCACGAAATCACCGACTGGAACCCCGACGCGGGGACGCTCGTCGTCGTCCCCGAGGCGAACCGCGTCGCCGTCGAGAACGAGCGGCGAGAAGGTACTGACGGAGACCTCAACCGGATGTTTCCACTGGACCGTGAACCGATAACTGACCTCGCTCGCGGCATCTGGGACGCCGTCGAACGCTACGACCCCGACGTCGTGCTCGACCTGCACCGATCGCTCGGCATCTTCGGCCTCCACGACCGATACGTCGGCCAGGCAGTTTTCCACACGCCTGACGCCCACGGCGACGAACTCGCGACGTCTCTCAACGAGGACCTCGTTCCCTGGTACATGCCCGCCCACCGGTTCGTGGCCATGGAGAGCACCCAGCCGAGTCCGCTCCTGTTCAAGAAGGCAGCACACGAACTGGGGTCGACCGCCTACCTCTTCGAGACGACTCGCTTCATGCTCGACCGATCTACCAAAAACGCGTTCACGCGGGCAGCGGCGGCCCGCGTCCTCGCACTACACGGCCTACTCGAGACGGAGGCGGAGGTGGCCCGATGA
- a CDS encoding DUF1918 domain-containing protein has protein sequence MSFDEDDRVVLHDKHSEFDGETGTITQTMESMFGDTTYTISFEDGQEAGVPEDALEEAADEDVVEDEEADADDA, from the coding sequence ATGAGCTTCGACGAAGACGACCGCGTCGTCTTACACGATAAGCACAGCGAGTTCGACGGCGAAACCGGCACCATCACCCAGACGATGGAGTCGATGTTCGGCGACACGACCTACACGATCAGCTTCGAGGACGGCCAGGAGGCCGGCGTTCCGGAGGACGCCCTTGAGGAGGCCGCCGACGAGGACGTCGTCGAGGACGAGGAAGCCGACGCAGACGACGCGTAA
- a CDS encoding RNA-binding protein has product MPQIPLHYVDLRTFCYATEDDKRVEAALRRFLPEESEIERVESEGHYGDRILVLSARVENADDVRHVLSQLTDLETFDRLLAELDDRVTDNCELFLRLDKQAAFGGDVRLGEGITFRAKVEAYPAKKPQAVENAETVLEELAADAAEE; this is encoded by the coding sequence ATGCCACAGATTCCGCTTCACTACGTCGACCTGCGAACGTTCTGCTACGCCACCGAAGACGACAAGCGCGTCGAGGCGGCGCTGAGACGCTTCCTCCCCGAAGAGTCCGAGATCGAACGCGTCGAGAGCGAGGGCCACTACGGGGACCGCATCCTCGTTCTCTCGGCCCGCGTCGAAAACGCCGACGACGTTCGTCACGTTCTCTCCCAGTTGACCGACCTCGAGACGTTCGACCGGCTGCTGGCGGAACTCGACGATCGCGTCACCGACAATTGCGAACTGTTTCTCCGCCTGGACAAGCAAGCCGCCTTCGGCGGGGACGTCCGGCTCGGCGAGGGGATCACGTTCCGCGCGAAAGTCGAGGCCTACCCGGCGAAGAAGCCACAGGCCGTCGAAAACGCCGAGACGGTGCTCGAGGAGTTGGCGGCCGATGCTGCCGAGGAGTGA
- a CDS encoding universal stress protein — protein MYERILLPTDGSETTGRALEHAIDLANQYDAALHVLYVIDKAVFAGDVETGPIVEQFETVGDSVLEDVSGEAARAGVEPVITTLERGSPHTKILEYAEAQGIDMIVMGTHGRTGLDRYLIGSVAEKVVRLSDTPVLTVRQAEDVSGGGER, from the coding sequence ATGTACGAGCGAATCCTCCTCCCCACCGACGGCAGCGAGACGACGGGTCGCGCCCTCGAGCACGCGATCGACCTCGCGAACCAGTACGACGCCGCGTTACACGTCCTCTACGTGATCGACAAGGCCGTCTTCGCGGGTGACGTCGAAACCGGCCCCATCGTCGAGCAGTTTGAGACCGTCGGCGACTCGGTCCTCGAGGACGTCTCCGGCGAGGCTGCCCGGGCCGGCGTCGAGCCGGTTATCACCACGCTCGAGCGCGGCAGTCCTCACACGAAGATTCTCGAGTACGCCGAGGCTCAGGGGATCGATATGATCGTGATGGGGACGCACGGACGGACCGGGCTAGATCGCTACCTGATCGGGAGTGTGGCCGAGAAGGTGGTCCGGCTCTCCGACACGCCGGTGTTGACGGTCCGCCAGGCGGAAGACGTTTCGGGCGGAGGCGAACGATAA
- the pyrI gene encoding aspartate carbamoyltransferase regulatory subunit, whose amino-acid sequence MSDNHDDDHDHELRVSKIRNGTVIDHVRGGQALNVLAILGIDGSQDEEVSVGINVPSDRLARKDIVKVEGRELSQEEVDVLSLIAPDATINIVRDYEVASKHRVERPEEVEGVLTCPNATCITTENEPVTSRFDVLEDGVRCSYCETIVRDEIADLIDSS is encoded by the coding sequence ATGAGCGATAATCACGACGACGACCACGACCACGAACTCCGCGTCAGCAAGATCCGAAACGGCACCGTCATCGACCACGTGCGGGGCGGCCAGGCGCTGAACGTCCTCGCGATCCTCGGAATCGACGGAAGCCAGGACGAGGAGGTTTCGGTCGGGATCAACGTCCCCTCCGACCGACTCGCCCGCAAGGACATCGTGAAAGTCGAGGGCCGCGAACTGAGCCAGGAGGAAGTCGACGTGCTCTCGCTGATCGCGCCCGACGCGACGATCAACATCGTGCGTGACTACGAGGTGGCGAGCAAACACCGCGTCGAACGACCCGAGGAGGTCGAGGGCGTGCTGACCTGCCCGAACGCGACCTGCATCACGACCGAGAACGAACCCGTCACCTCCCGCTTCGACGTCCTCGAGGACGGGGTTCGCTGTTCGTACTGCGAAACGATCGTTCGCGACGAAATCGCCGACCTGATCGACTCGAGCTAG
- the pyrB gene encoding aspartate carbamoyltransferase, protein MRHDHLITSKHLTREDVEAVLDRAAEIDADPDAVAGKHEGTILGLLFFEPSTRTKMSFETAMKRLGGDVVDMGSVESSSVKKGETLADTVRVIEGYADAIVVRHPSQGSAKMASEFVDVPLINAGDGAGHHPTQTLLDLYTIRENAGLDDLSIGIMGDLKYGRTVHSLAYALSNFDAHQHFVSPESLQLPREVVYDLHQEGASVREHESLEEVLDSLDVLYVTRIQRERFPDENEYQRIAGEYQIDLETLEGASDDLTVMHPLPRVDEIAPEIDDTDHAAYFEQAHNGVPVRMALLDRLLEGGVSR, encoded by the coding sequence ATGCGCCACGATCACCTCATCACGAGCAAACACCTCACGCGGGAGGACGTCGAGGCCGTCCTCGACCGGGCCGCCGAGATCGACGCCGATCCGGACGCCGTCGCCGGAAAACACGAGGGGACGATCCTCGGCCTGCTCTTTTTCGAACCGAGCACCCGAACGAAGATGAGCTTCGAGACGGCGATGAAACGCCTCGGCGGGGACGTCGTCGACATGGGATCCGTTGAGTCCTCGAGCGTCAAGAAGGGGGAGACGCTCGCCGACACCGTCCGCGTCATCGAGGGGTACGCCGACGCCATCGTCGTTCGCCACCCGAGTCAGGGCTCCGCGAAGATGGCGAGCGAGTTCGTCGACGTCCCGCTGATCAACGCCGGTGACGGGGCGGGCCACCACCCGACCCAGACGCTGCTCGACCTCTACACGATCCGGGAAAACGCCGGCCTCGACGACCTCTCGATTGGCATCATGGGCGACCTGAAGTACGGACGGACGGTCCACTCGCTGGCCTACGCACTGTCGAACTTCGACGCTCACCAGCACTTCGTTAGCCCGGAGAGCCTGCAACTGCCGCGGGAAGTCGTCTACGACCTCCACCAGGAGGGGGCGTCCGTGCGCGAACACGAGAGCCTCGAGGAGGTCCTCGACTCCCTGGACGTCCTCTACGTGACCCGCATCCAGCGCGAGCGGTTCCCGGACGAAAACGAGTACCAGCGAATCGCCGGTGAGTACCAGATCGATCTCGAGACGCTCGAGGGTGCGAGCGACGACCTGACGGTGATGCACCCGCTCCCGCGGGTCGATGAGATTGCACCCGAGATCGACGACACCGATCACGCGGCGTACTTCGAACAGGCGCACAACGGGGTGCCGGTTCGGATGGCGCTGCTCGATCGCCTTCTCGAAGGGGGTGTGTCTCGATGA
- a CDS encoding translation initiation factor eIF-2B, which produces MIDETAEEIKEMQTHSSSVVAIKATRALTDLLERDFATVEEYVRDLDRNATALRRANPSHASLQNAVREVVHQVEDADPDTVSEAKTFTETAIEDVVARVESGKTRAAENALEYLSDGETILTHDFSSTVIEALELATERGMSFDVYVTEARPRYIGRKTARRLATLPGLDVTLITDSAHGHYLPECTRVLIGMDCIVNDSLYNRVGTFPIASTAAQLEVPVTVLGSAAKIVSEGFAFENEYRTPVEVMAEPAEGFSIENPAYDATPVALLESVITDEGRKTF; this is translated from the coding sequence ATGATCGACGAGACGGCCGAGGAGATCAAGGAAATGCAGACGCACAGTTCCTCGGTGGTAGCGATAAAGGCGACGCGCGCGCTGACGGACCTCCTCGAGCGGGACTTCGCGACCGTCGAGGAGTACGTTCGCGACCTCGACCGAAATGCGACGGCCCTCCGCCGGGCCAACCCCTCCCACGCCTCGCTCCAGAACGCGGTCCGCGAGGTCGTCCACCAGGTCGAAGACGCCGACCCCGACACCGTCTCGGAGGCCAAGACCTTCACCGAAACGGCGATTGAGGACGTCGTCGCTCGCGTCGAGTCCGGGAAAACCCGGGCCGCCGAGAACGCCCTCGAGTACCTTTCGGACGGCGAGACGATCCTGACGCACGACTTCTCCTCGACCGTCATCGAGGCCCTCGAGCTGGCCACCGAGCGTGGGATGAGCTTCGACGTCTACGTCACCGAGGCCCGGCCGCGATACATCGGTCGCAAGACGGCCCGGCGACTGGCGACGCTTCCGGGCCTCGACGTGACCCTCATCACCGACAGCGCCCACGGCCACTACCTGCCCGAGTGTACGCGCGTGCTCATCGGCATGGACTGCATCGTAAACGACTCCCTCTACAACCGCGTGGGCACCTTCCCCATCGCGTCGACGGCGGCCCAGCTCGAGGTGCCGGTGACGGTGCTCGGATCCGCCGCGAAGATCGTCTCCGAGGGCTTCGCCTTCGAGAACGAGTACCGGACTCCCGTCGAGGTCATGGCTGAACCGGCCGAAGGCTTCTCCATCGAGAACCCCGCGTACGACGCGACCCCTGTCGCCCTCCTCGAGAGCGTGATTACGGACGAAGGGCGGAAGACGTTCTGA